Proteins from a single region of Nerophis ophidion isolate RoL-2023_Sa linkage group LG08, RoL_Noph_v1.0, whole genome shotgun sequence:
- the LOC133557728 gene encoding cell division control protein 42 homolog, which produces MQTIKCVVVGDGAVGKTCLLISYTTNKFPSEYVPTVFDNYAVTVMIGGEPYTLGLFDTAGQEDYDRLRPLSYPQTDIFLVCFSVVSPSSYENVKEKWVPEISHHCPSTPYLLVGTQIDLRDDHNTLEKLAKNKQRALMPEHGDKLARDLRAVKYVECSALTQRGLKNVFDEAILAALEPPVSKPKRRCVLL; this is translated from the exons ATGCAGACTATAAAATGTGTAGTGGTGGGCGACGGTGCTGTGGGGAAGACCTGCCTGCTGATTTCATATACCACCAACAAGTTCCCGTCTGAATACGTCCCTACG GTGTTTGACAACTACGCTGTGACGGTGATGATCGGCGGCGAGCCGTACACTCTGGGGCTGTTTGACACCGCAG GCCAGGAGGACTACGACAGACTGCGACCCCTAAGCTACCCCCAGACAGACATCTTCCTTGTGTGCTTCTCCGTCGTGTCGCCGTCTTCCTATGAGAACGTCAAAGAGAAG TGGGTGCCGGAGATTTCCCACCATTGCCCGTCCACGCCGTACCTACTGGTGGGTACGCAAATAGACCTGAGGGACGACCACAACACCCTGGAGAAGCTGGCCAAGAACAAACAGCGAGCTCTGATGCCCGAGCACGGAGACAAGCTGGCGCGAGATCTGAGGGCTGTCAAATATGTGGAGTGTTCAGCGCTAACGCAG AGGGGGCTGAAGAACGTGTTTGACGAAGCCATCCTTGCGGCGCTGGAGCCTCCTGTGTCCAAACCCAAGCGGCGCTGCGTCCTGCTCTAA